In Quadrisphaera sp. DSM 44207, one DNA window encodes the following:
- a CDS encoding phospho-sugar mutase — protein sequence MSGVPVDAALLERARAWAAEDPDEATAAELRALLERAQGGDAAAAADLADRFAGALQFGTAGLRGALGAGPNRMNRAVVVRAAAGLASFLLAERPAREGTGPDGGPGGSPGGSPGGAAPEGPPSVVVGYDARHGSAAFARDTAAVMTGAGLRARVLPRPLPTPVLAFAVRSLRADAGVMVTASHNPPQDNGYKVYLGGVEGGSQIVPPADQRIAAAIAAAGPLAGVPRPDAGWEVLGDDVLEDYLAAAARQPGPGAQEQPPAGLRIVLTPLHGVGGAVAREALRRAGFPDVAVVPEQAEPDPDFPTVAFPNPEEPGAIDLALALARERGADLVLAVDPDADRCAVAVPDEEAAGGPVPGWRTLTGDELGSVLGEHVARAVAGRGGASPQRVLASSLVSSRLLGRIAAAHGLGYAQTLTGFKWISRVPGLVFGYEEAIGYCVDPSSVRDKDGVATAVRVARIAAGLAARGRTLLDELDDLARAHGLHATDQLSVRVQDLGLIAGAMARLRALPPTALGGSAVVEATDLAEGDVATTGLPPTDGLRYRTADGAQVVVRPSGTEPKLKCYLEVVLPVPAGAGREELRAARRRAHEALAALRADVAAALDLPA from the coding sequence GTGAGCGGCGTCCCCGTCGACGCCGCCCTGCTCGAGCGGGCGCGCGCCTGGGCCGCGGAGGACCCCGACGAGGCCACCGCCGCCGAGCTGCGCGCCCTCCTCGAGCGGGCGCAGGGCGGCGACGCCGCCGCGGCCGCCGACCTCGCCGACCGCTTCGCCGGCGCGCTGCAGTTCGGCACCGCGGGCCTGCGCGGCGCGCTGGGCGCCGGCCCGAACCGCATGAACCGGGCCGTCGTCGTCCGCGCCGCCGCCGGGCTCGCCTCCTTCCTGCTCGCCGAGCGCCCCGCCCGCGAGGGCACCGGCCCGGACGGCGGCCCCGGCGGCTCACCCGGCGGCTCACCCGGGGGCGCGGCGCCCGAGGGCCCGCCGTCCGTGGTGGTCGGCTACGACGCCCGGCACGGCTCGGCGGCGTTCGCGCGCGACACCGCCGCCGTGATGACCGGCGCGGGCCTGCGCGCGAGGGTCCTGCCCCGGCCGCTGCCGACGCCGGTGCTCGCCTTCGCCGTCCGCTCCCTGCGCGCCGACGCCGGCGTGATGGTGACCGCGAGCCACAACCCGCCGCAGGACAACGGCTACAAGGTCTACCTCGGCGGCGTCGAGGGCGGGTCGCAGATCGTGCCCCCGGCGGACCAGCGCATCGCCGCGGCGATCGCGGCCGCCGGGCCGCTGGCCGGTGTCCCGCGCCCGGACGCCGGGTGGGAGGTGCTCGGGGACGACGTGCTCGAGGACTACCTCGCCGCGGCCGCGCGCCAGCCCGGCCCGGGCGCGCAGGAGCAGCCCCCCGCGGGGCTGCGGATCGTCCTCACGCCGCTGCACGGGGTCGGCGGGGCGGTCGCCCGCGAGGCGCTGCGCCGCGCCGGCTTCCCGGACGTCGCGGTGGTGCCCGAGCAGGCCGAGCCCGACCCGGACTTCCCGACCGTGGCCTTCCCCAACCCCGAGGAACCGGGCGCGATCGACCTCGCGCTGGCCCTGGCCCGCGAGCGGGGCGCCGACCTCGTCCTCGCCGTCGACCCCGACGCCGACCGCTGCGCCGTCGCCGTGCCCGACGAGGAGGCCGCCGGCGGGCCCGTGCCGGGCTGGCGCACCCTGACCGGCGACGAGCTGGGCAGCGTCCTCGGCGAGCACGTCGCGCGCGCCGTCGCCGGGCGCGGTGGCGCGTCCCCCCAGCGCGTGCTGGCGAGCTCGCTGGTCTCCTCGCGCCTGCTGGGGCGGATCGCCGCCGCGCACGGGCTCGGGTACGCGCAGACGCTGACGGGCTTCAAGTGGATCTCCCGCGTGCCGGGCCTCGTCTTCGGCTACGAGGAGGCGATCGGCTACTGCGTGGACCCGTCGTCCGTGCGCGACAAGGACGGCGTCGCCACCGCCGTGCGCGTCGCGCGCATCGCCGCCGGCCTCGCGGCCCGGGGGCGCACCCTGCTCGACGAGCTCGACGACCTCGCGCGCGCCCACGGCCTGCACGCGACCGACCAGCTGTCGGTGCGGGTGCAGGACCTGGGCCTCATCGCCGGCGCGATGGCGCGGCTGCGGGCGCTGCCGCCGACCGCGCTCGGCGGCAGCGCGGTGGTGGAGGCCACCGACCTCGCCGAGGGCGACGTCGCGACCACGGGCCTGCCGCCGACCGACGGCCTGCGCTACCGCACGGCGGACGGCGCCCAGGTCGTCGTGCGCCCCAGCGGCACCGAGCCGAAGCTCAAGTGCTACCTCGAGGTCGTCCTGCCCGTGCCCGCCGGGGCCGGCCGCGAGGAGCTGCGCGCCGCCCGCCGCCGCGCCCACGAGGCCCTGGCGGCCCTGCGCGCCGACGTCGCCGCCGCCCTCGACCTGCCGGCCTGA
- a CDS encoding uridine kinase encodes MPTPPARVVLLCGPSGSGKTSLVRRLGLPTLSLDDFYRDADDPGDPPLPHRFGIVDWDDVRSWDAEAALACLRRLCEQGVADVPVYDIPTSRRTGTARLDLAGSRVVLAEGVFAAHLVAPCREAGLLADAVCLRLGPWATFWRRLLRDLAEGRKRPSTLLRRGWALRRAEPELVARWTALGCRPLHPADAERAVRALAAAGG; translated from the coding sequence GTGCCGACCCCGCCCGCCCGCGTCGTCCTCCTCTGCGGACCGAGCGGGTCGGGCAAGACCTCCCTGGTGCGCCGCCTGGGGCTGCCCACGCTGTCCCTCGACGACTTCTACCGGGACGCCGACGACCCCGGCGACCCTCCCCTGCCGCACCGCTTCGGCATCGTCGACTGGGACGACGTGCGCAGCTGGGACGCCGAGGCCGCCCTGGCGTGCCTGCGCCGGCTGTGCGAGCAGGGCGTCGCCGACGTGCCGGTCTACGACATCCCCACCTCGCGGCGCACGGGCACGGCCCGCCTCGACCTCGCGGGCAGCCGCGTCGTGCTGGCCGAGGGCGTCTTCGCGGCGCACCTGGTCGCCCCGTGCCGCGAGGCGGGCCTGCTCGCGGACGCCGTCTGCCTGCGCCTGGGCCCGTGGGCGACGTTCTGGCGGCGGCTGCTGCGCGACCTCGCCGAGGGGCGCAAGCGCCCGAGCACGCTCCTGCGCCGCGGCTGGGCCCTGCGCCGCGCGGAGCCGGAGCTGGTGGCGCGGTGGACGGCGCTCGGCTGCCGCCCGCTGCACCCCGCGGACGCCGAGCGGGCGGTGCGGGCCCTGGCGGCCGCCGGGGGCTGA
- a CDS encoding methyl-accepting chemotaxis protein: MSTETSTTARTRGRRGPLGAFRDLRTAQKLLAGFLLMCVVVVGVGLLGLSKVASTEAAARDIYARGAVPLKDLTEARVANGGMRQRVLLHLAGPVADKPAREEQIVELDAKFDEEIADFGEQFTDQELLGRYVAAVAEYRAFRDDVILPASRAQAQDVGPVLAECDRLYGIVVGLGDQLGDAQVAEVEATAVQAHETYASARVLIFAAMGFAVVLGVALALGLGRLVASPLRRAVGVLEGLAAGRLDQRLEVGTRDEVGDMAHALNTAISTLGTAMAQIAGNASTLSSASEQMKATSTQLSASAAESATQAGVVSAAADEVSMNVRTVAAGTDEMGAAIREISSNAAEATQVASQAVTAAQATNRTISKLGESSKEIGDVVKVITSIAEQTNLLALNATIEAARAGEAGKGFAVVANEVKELAQETARATEDIARRVESIQSDTAGAVGAIEEISEVIAQINDRQTTIASAVEEQTATTNEMARNVAEAAAGAGQIAANVTVVASAAQETTAGASATGEAAEELSRMAGELQQLVGRFRY; this comes from the coding sequence ATGAGCACGGAGACCAGCACCACCGCGCGGACCAGGGGCCGTCGAGGCCCCCTCGGCGCCTTCCGCGACCTGAGGACCGCGCAGAAGCTGCTGGCCGGCTTCCTGCTCATGTGCGTCGTCGTCGTGGGCGTCGGCCTGCTCGGCCTGTCCAAGGTCGCCAGCACGGAGGCGGCAGCCAGGGACATCTACGCCCGCGGCGCTGTGCCCCTCAAGGACCTGACCGAGGCGCGCGTGGCCAACGGCGGCATGCGCCAGCGGGTGCTGCTGCACCTGGCCGGCCCGGTGGCGGACAAGCCGGCGCGCGAGGAGCAGATCGTCGAGCTGGACGCGAAGTTCGACGAGGAGATCGCCGACTTCGGCGAGCAGTTCACCGACCAGGAGCTGCTCGGGCGCTACGTGGCCGCCGTGGCCGAGTACCGCGCCTTCCGCGACGACGTGATCCTGCCCGCCAGCCGCGCGCAGGCGCAGGACGTCGGCCCCGTGCTCGCCGAGTGCGACCGGCTCTACGGCATCGTCGTCGGCCTCGGCGACCAGCTCGGCGACGCCCAGGTCGCCGAGGTCGAGGCGACCGCGGTGCAGGCCCACGAGACCTACGCCTCCGCCCGGGTGCTGATCTTCGCCGCCATGGGCTTCGCCGTGGTCCTCGGCGTGGCGCTGGCCCTGGGGCTGGGCCGGCTCGTCGCCTCCCCGTTGCGCCGCGCCGTGGGCGTGCTCGAGGGCCTGGCCGCCGGCCGGCTCGACCAGCGCCTCGAGGTCGGCACGCGCGACGAGGTCGGCGACATGGCGCACGCCCTCAACACCGCCATCTCCACCCTCGGCACCGCGATGGCGCAGATCGCCGGCAACGCCTCGACCCTCTCGTCCGCCTCCGAGCAGATGAAGGCCACCTCGACCCAGCTGTCGGCGTCCGCCGCCGAGTCCGCCACGCAGGCCGGCGTCGTCTCCGCCGCCGCGGACGAGGTGTCCATGAACGTGCGTACGGTCGCCGCGGGCACGGACGAGATGGGCGCGGCGATCCGGGAGATCTCCTCCAACGCCGCCGAGGCGACCCAGGTCGCCTCCCAGGCCGTCACGGCGGCCCAGGCCACGAACCGCACGATCAGCAAGCTGGGGGAGTCCTCCAAGGAGATCGGCGACGTCGTGAAGGTGATCACCTCGATCGCGGAGCAGACGAACCTGCTCGCGCTGAACGCCACCATCGAAGCCGCCCGCGCCGGGGAGGCGGGCAAGGGCTTCGCCGTGGTCGCCAACGAGGTCAAGGAGCTGGCCCAGGAGACCGCGCGGGCGACGGAGGACATCGCCCGGCGCGTGGAGTCCATCCAGTCCGACACCGCCGGCGCGGTCGGCGCGATCGAGGAGATCTCCGAGGTCATCGCCCAGATCAACGACCGGCAGACCACCATCGCCTCGGCGGTGGAGGAGCAGACCGCGACGACCAACGAGATGGCGCGCAACGTGGCCGAGGCCGCCGCCGGCGCCGGGCAGATCGCGGCGAACGTGACCGTCGTGGCCTCCGCCGCGCAGGAGACCACCGCCGGCGCCTCGGCCACGGGCGAGGCGGCGGAGGAGCTCTCCCGCATGGCGGGCGAGCTGCAGCAGCTCGTGGGCCGCTTCCGGTACTGA
- a CDS encoding M13 family metallopeptidase has product MTVAEPRPPAARSGIDLSRVDPAVRPQDDLYEHVNGRWLREHVIPADRAQDGTFRALRDQAEADVRSIVEEAAASSGGTDASDGDRDSGRDSGSGGGSGGVRRQIGDLYASFMDEERVEAAGTAPLRDLLGPIAAAPDRAALAALLGSGLREGLTSLVGAFVTTDAKDSTRYLVHLNQGGLGLPDESYYREEQYAPVREAYVGHLGRMAVLAGLVDPADEDGAAAFARSVVDLETALAAEHWDRVSNRDAEKTYTLLTLEQLRELGDGFDWDPWLAALGAPEGAFAEVVVRQPSFVAGAARLWVERPLQQWKDWLSARTASAVAGYLSSDVVQEGFDFYGRTLSGTQELRERWKRGVSLVEGALGEAVGELYVQRHFPAAARERMVELVDNLVAAYRESISTLDWMGPATRERALAKLERFTPKIGYPERWRDYSSLEVRADDLLGNVRRAGAFETDHELAKIGRPVDRGEWFMTPQTVNAYYNPRMNEIVFPAAILQPPFFDPAADDAANYGGIGAVIGHEIGHGFDDQGSRYDGEGNLVDWWDDADRAEFERRAQALVEQYGALSPRGLPDHRVNGELTVGENIGDLGGLTIALRAYGIALAAAGVAQPPVIDGLSGLQRVFFGWAQVWRSLTREEEAVRRLAVDPHAPPELRANAVVTNLDAFHEAFGVVEGDALHTPEERRIRIW; this is encoded by the coding sequence ATGACCGTCGCCGAGCCCCGTCCTCCCGCCGCGCGCTCGGGGATCGACCTGAGCCGGGTCGACCCCGCCGTGCGCCCCCAGGACGACCTGTACGAGCACGTCAACGGCCGCTGGCTGCGCGAGCACGTCATCCCCGCCGACCGCGCCCAGGACGGCACCTTCCGCGCCCTGCGCGACCAGGCCGAGGCCGACGTCCGCTCGATCGTGGAGGAGGCGGCCGCCTCCTCCGGCGGCACCGACGCCAGCGACGGCGACAGGGACAGCGGCAGGGACAGCGGCTCGGGCGGCGGCTCGGGCGGCGTCCGCCGGCAGATCGGCGACCTGTACGCCTCCTTCATGGACGAGGAGCGGGTCGAGGCGGCGGGCACCGCGCCGCTGCGGGACCTGCTCGGGCCGATCGCGGCGGCGCCGGACCGCGCCGCGCTCGCCGCCCTGCTGGGCTCGGGGCTGCGGGAGGGGCTGACGTCCCTGGTCGGCGCGTTCGTGACCACCGACGCGAAGGACTCCACGCGCTACCTGGTGCACCTGAACCAGGGCGGCCTGGGCCTGCCCGACGAGTCCTACTACCGCGAGGAGCAGTACGCGCCCGTGCGGGAGGCGTACGTCGGGCACCTGGGCCGGATGGCGGTGCTCGCGGGCCTCGTCGACCCCGCCGACGAGGACGGCGCCGCGGCGTTCGCGCGCTCGGTCGTGGACCTCGAGACGGCCCTGGCCGCGGAGCACTGGGACCGCGTGAGCAACCGCGACGCGGAGAAGACGTACACGCTCCTGACGCTGGAGCAGCTGCGCGAGCTCGGCGACGGCTTCGACTGGGACCCGTGGCTGGCGGCGCTGGGCGCGCCCGAGGGCGCGTTCGCGGAGGTCGTCGTCCGGCAGCCGTCGTTCGTCGCCGGCGCGGCCCGGCTGTGGGTCGAGCGGCCGCTGCAGCAGTGGAAGGACTGGCTGTCGGCGCGCACGGCGTCCGCGGTGGCCGGGTACCTCTCCAGCGACGTCGTCCAGGAGGGCTTCGACTTCTACGGCCGCACGCTGTCCGGCACGCAGGAGCTGCGCGAGCGGTGGAAGCGGGGGGTCTCCCTCGTCGAGGGCGCCCTCGGCGAGGCCGTCGGGGAGCTGTACGTGCAGCGGCACTTCCCCGCGGCCGCTCGGGAGCGCATGGTCGAGCTCGTCGACAACCTCGTCGCCGCCTACCGCGAGAGCATCTCGACCCTGGACTGGATGGGCCCGGCCACGCGCGAGCGCGCCCTGGCCAAGCTCGAGCGCTTCACGCCGAAGATCGGCTACCCCGAGCGGTGGCGCGACTACTCCTCCCTGGAGGTGCGCGCCGACGACCTGCTCGGCAACGTCCGCCGCGCGGGCGCCTTCGAGACCGACCACGAGCTCGCCAAGATCGGCCGGCCGGTCGACCGCGGCGAGTGGTTCATGACGCCGCAGACGGTCAACGCCTACTACAACCCGCGGATGAACGAGATCGTCTTCCCGGCCGCGATCCTGCAGCCGCCGTTCTTCGACCCCGCCGCGGACGACGCCGCCAACTACGGCGGGATCGGCGCCGTGATCGGGCACGAGATCGGGCACGGCTTCGACGACCAGGGCTCGCGCTACGACGGTGAGGGCAACCTCGTCGACTGGTGGGACGACGCCGACCGCGCCGAGTTCGAGCGGCGCGCGCAGGCGCTGGTCGAGCAGTACGGCGCCCTGTCCCCGCGCGGCCTGCCCGACCACCGGGTCAACGGCGAGCTGACCGTCGGGGAGAACATCGGCGACCTGGGCGGGCTGACGATCGCGCTCAGGGCCTACGGGATCGCGCTCGCCGCGGCCGGCGTCGCGCAGCCGCCCGTGATCGACGGGCTGAGCGGCCTGCAGCGCGTCTTCTTCGGCTGGGCGCAGGTGTGGCGCAGCCTGACCCGCGAGGAGGAGGCCGTGCGGCGCCTGGCGGTCGACCCGCACGCGCCGCCGGAGCTGCGCGCGAACGCCGTCGTGACCAACCTCGACGCCTTCCACGAGGCGTTCGGCGTGGTGGAGGGCGACGCCCTGCACACCCCCGAGGAGCGGCGCATCCGCATCTGGTGA
- a CDS encoding LamG-like jellyroll fold domain-containing protein translates to MSRRSRALLLDGACWAGLSLLVGLLALALVPVALGWRSDVVLSGSMRPAVEPGDVVVSAPVGPGQVRAGRVRAGQVVVVDDPVRPGGSLVHRVAEVRPDGRLVTRGDANEHPDSTPVEPTAVHGRAVVRVPAAGLPALWLHQGAYGPLLLGTAALVLVARRAVRARADRTRRQAPPRRGGSRRPRAHRGGRRAARALPAHPATAGALAVVLLGAAVVAPGEARAAFVATTSSSGNRVATKAAFPSYPQTVLADGPLLHHRLDDAPGTSTAAAAAGPAGSYTGPTDAVVTSDDAITGDAAGTAVLFAGDRYAATDTPVDYAPRTGFTLEAWVRTSTGGSLLRLTDSRTETTGGAAQMWVDPKGQACVLVRQTDAGGATVHQEQCGADAGDPKIFTPGSTAAPAWHHVVATVRQDAPPKPNGSEQDLVVYVDGTEVFDAGLIGTLPAPAAGHWRLGTAPVEHENLAFGEVAEQFTGALDEVAVYARVLAPEEVVEHSQARTRTAAAYRGLVASDAPQLHWRLDDPAPLRVVADAQGAEPGTYGRFPRFALGVRGALEGTAIGNQASSTAVRLRNGSGTVETATITSPLLARSDPVTLEVWFRADGADGGPLVGFSAAATGTSTSRGPTLYVTGAGAVAFTAGDGRTPVQSPTGRDWSDGQWHLATATSSSAGGARLYLDGVQVASGADTAAAGPAQGHWRWAGGDAYAFTPAPAASAFTGSLDEAAVYARVLTAEQVAVRFAADH, encoded by the coding sequence GTGAGCCGTCGCTCGCGCGCGCTGCTGCTGGACGGCGCCTGCTGGGCCGGCTTGTCGCTGCTCGTGGGGCTGCTCGCCCTGGCCCTGGTGCCGGTGGCGCTGGGGTGGCGCTCGGACGTCGTCCTGTCCGGGTCCATGCGCCCGGCCGTCGAGCCCGGCGACGTCGTGGTGTCCGCACCGGTCGGCCCCGGCCAGGTGCGGGCGGGCCGGGTGCGAGCCGGCCAGGTCGTGGTCGTGGACGACCCGGTGCGGCCCGGCGGGTCGCTGGTGCACCGGGTCGCCGAGGTCCGCCCCGACGGCCGCCTGGTCACCCGGGGCGACGCCAACGAGCACCCCGACTCCACGCCCGTCGAGCCCACCGCCGTCCACGGCCGCGCCGTCGTGCGCGTGCCGGCGGCGGGCCTGCCCGCCCTGTGGCTGCACCAGGGGGCCTACGGGCCGCTGCTGCTCGGCACCGCCGCGCTCGTGCTCGTCGCCCGCCGCGCCGTGCGGGCCCGGGCCGACCGCACGCGCCGGCAGGCGCCGCCGCGCCGCGGCGGGTCGCGACGGCCCCGGGCGCACCGCGGCGGGCGCCGCGCCGCCCGGGCGCTGCCGGCGCACCCGGCGACCGCTGGGGCCCTCGCCGTGGTGCTGCTCGGCGCGGCGGTGGTCGCACCGGGCGAGGCCCGTGCGGCCTTCGTCGCCACCACCTCCAGCAGCGGCAACCGGGTCGCGACGAAGGCGGCGTTCCCGAGCTACCCGCAGACGGTCCTCGCGGACGGACCGCTGCTGCACCACCGCCTGGACGACGCGCCGGGGACCAGCACGGCGGCGGCGGCAGCCGGCCCCGCGGGCAGCTACACCGGCCCCACGGACGCCGTGGTGACGTCCGACGACGCGATCACCGGGGACGCGGCGGGCACGGCGGTGCTGTTCGCGGGGGACCGCTACGCCGCCACGGACACGCCGGTCGACTACGCCCCGCGGACCGGCTTCACCCTCGAGGCGTGGGTGAGGACCTCCACCGGGGGCTCGCTGCTGCGCCTGACCGACTCCCGCACCGAGACCACCGGTGGCGCCGCGCAGATGTGGGTCGACCCGAAGGGCCAGGCGTGCGTGCTGGTGAGGCAGACGGACGCCGGCGGCGCCACCGTCCACCAGGAGCAGTGCGGCGCCGACGCGGGGGACCCCAAGATCTTCACCCCCGGCAGCACGGCCGCGCCCGCGTGGCACCACGTCGTCGCCACCGTCCGGCAGGACGCCCCGCCGAAGCCGAACGGCTCGGAGCAGGACCTCGTCGTCTACGTCGACGGCACGGAGGTGTTCGACGCCGGGCTGATCGGGACCCTGCCGGCGCCCGCGGCCGGCCACTGGCGCCTCGGCACCGCCCCCGTCGAGCACGAGAACCTCGCGTTCGGGGAGGTGGCGGAGCAGTTCACCGGCGCCCTGGACGAGGTCGCCGTCTACGCCCGGGTGCTGGCGCCCGAGGAGGTCGTGGAGCACTCCCAGGCCCGCACGAGGACCGCCGCGGCCTACCGCGGCCTGGTCGCCTCCGACGCTCCGCAGCTGCACTGGCGGCTCGACGACCCCGCACCCCTGCGGGTCGTGGCCGACGCGCAGGGCGCCGAGCCGGGCACCTACGGGCGCTTCCCGCGCTTCGCCCTGGGGGTGCGGGGCGCGCTGGAGGGCACCGCCATCGGCAACCAGGCGTCGAGCACCGCCGTGCGGCTGCGCAACGGCTCGGGCACCGTGGAGACCGCGACGATCACCAGCCCGCTGCTGGCCCGCTCCGACCCCGTCACCCTGGAGGTCTGGTTCAGGGCCGACGGCGCGGACGGGGGCCCGCTCGTCGGCTTCAGCGCCGCCGCGACGGGCACGTCCACCTCGCGCGGCCCGACCCTGTACGTGACCGGCGCGGGCGCGGTGGCGTTCACCGCCGGCGACGGCAGGACCCCGGTGCAGTCACCCACCGGCCGCGACTGGTCCGACGGGCAGTGGCACCTCGCGACGGCGACGTCGAGCAGCGCCGGTGGCGCGCGGCTGTACCTGGACGGCGTCCAGGTGGCCTCCGGCGCCGACACCGCCGCCGCCGGCCCCGCGCAGGGCCACTGGCGCTGGGCGGGCGGCGACGCGTACGCGTTCACGCCCGCGCCCGCGGCGTCCGCGTTCACCGGCTCCCTGGACGAGGCGGCGGTCTACGCCAGGGTCCTCACCGCCGAGCAGGTCGCCGTCCGCTTCGCCGCCGACCACTAG
- a CDS encoding diguanylate cyclase, translating into MSAQQAGDVGLVPLMDRIRGLEACRPVLAVGALVAHLVSGAARPELTVLLLVASGAHLALTLPTLLAPRLRRASAVRLHGLALLLDGVHLAVVAYGVHGYGHPVLALLLVHLVSVTLLGSFRSGLKVAVWNSLLMAVTHQLQLEGVVPAPAATDGRTVVLAVAGVWLVTTTTAVFAAANERELRRRTYDAATLARFSLRLEASLEPAEVAATLAGAVTEDFGLARAVVLGPGPEVLERLAGAGDAVRAEEDEEPGAPGRRSAVEDHMVRTAIAEHRSVRVPRLDPARDPWLSAALPGARNLLLVPLYADGTVVGVLAAEHGGRRGARVERRALEVLERYASHAALALSSARLLVQVRRQAETDGLTGVANRRTFDRTLAQELARGAAAGQPVTLVMVDIDHFKRLNDAFGHQTGDLVLKRVAHALETAVRRSDLLARYGGEEFAVVVPGASPEEVVEIAERLRAAVREASSDPAVTASFGVATAVGAAATPERLLAAADQALYRSKEGGRDRVTAALLD; encoded by the coding sequence ATGAGCGCGCAGCAGGCCGGGGACGTCGGTCTCGTCCCCCTGATGGACCGCATCCGCGGCCTGGAGGCGTGCCGCCCGGTGCTGGCGGTCGGGGCGCTGGTCGCGCACCTGGTCTCCGGCGCCGCCCGCCCCGAGCTGACCGTCCTCCTCCTCGTCGCCAGCGGCGCGCACCTGGCCCTGACGCTCCCGACGCTGCTCGCGCCCCGGCTGCGGCGCGCGAGCGCCGTCCGGCTGCACGGCCTCGCCCTGCTCCTGGACGGCGTGCACCTGGCCGTCGTCGCCTACGGCGTCCACGGCTACGGGCACCCGGTCCTGGCGCTGCTGCTGGTCCACCTGGTCTCGGTGACCCTGCTCGGCTCCTTCCGCAGCGGCTTGAAGGTGGCCGTGTGGAACAGCCTGCTCATGGCCGTCACCCACCAGCTGCAGCTGGAGGGCGTCGTCCCGGCTCCCGCGGCGACCGACGGCCGGACCGTCGTCCTCGCCGTCGCGGGCGTGTGGCTGGTGACCACGACCACGGCGGTGTTCGCGGCGGCGAACGAGCGCGAGCTGCGCCGCCGCACCTACGACGCCGCGACCCTCGCCCGGTTCTCCCTGCGCCTGGAGGCCTCCCTGGAGCCCGCAGAGGTCGCCGCGACGCTCGCCGGGGCCGTCACCGAGGACTTCGGCCTGGCGCGGGCGGTGGTCCTCGGGCCCGGCCCGGAGGTCCTGGAGCGCCTGGCCGGCGCCGGGGACGCCGTGCGGGCCGAGGAGGACGAGGAGCCCGGCGCGCCGGGCCGCCGCAGCGCCGTGGAGGACCACATGGTGCGCACCGCGATCGCCGAGCACCGCAGCGTCCGCGTGCCCCGGCTGGACCCCGCCCGCGACCCCTGGCTGTCCGCGGCGCTGCCCGGTGCGCGCAACCTGCTGCTCGTCCCGCTCTACGCCGACGGCACCGTCGTCGGCGTGCTGGCCGCCGAGCACGGCGGCCGGCGCGGGGCGCGGGTGGAGCGCCGGGCGCTGGAGGTGCTCGAGCGCTACGCCTCCCACGCGGCGCTCGCCCTGAGCAGCGCCCGCCTGCTGGTGCAGGTGAGGCGGCAGGCGGAGACCGACGGCCTGACCGGGGTCGCGAACCGCCGCACGTTCGACCGGACGCTGGCGCAGGAGCTGGCGCGCGGGGCCGCCGCCGGCCAGCCGGTGACCCTGGTCATGGTCGACATCGACCACTTCAAGCGGCTCAACGACGCGTTCGGCCACCAGACCGGCGACCTGGTGCTGAAGCGGGTGGCGCACGCGCTGGAGACCGCGGTGCGCCGCAGCGACCTGCTCGCCCGCTACGGCGGGGAGGAGTTCGCCGTCGTGGTGCCGGGTGCCTCCCCGGAGGAGGTCGTCGAGATCGCCGAGCGCCTGCGCGCCGCCGTCCGGGAGGCCTCCTCCGACCCCGCCGTCACGGCGAGCTTCGGGGTGGCCACCGCGGTGGGCGCCGCCGCGACGCCCGAGCGGCTGCTCGCCGCGGCCGACCAGGCGCTGTACCGCTCCAAGGAGGGCGGGCGCGACCGCGTCACCGCGGCGCTCCTCGACTGA